In Aptenodytes patagonicus chromosome 8, bAptPat1.pri.cur, whole genome shotgun sequence, a genomic segment contains:
- the NR2C2 gene encoding nuclear receptor subfamily 2 group C member 2 isoform X2: MTSPSQRIQIISTDSSVASPQRIQIVTDQQTGQKIQIVTAVDSAVSPKQQFILASPDGTGTGKVILAAPETSNAKQLIFTTTDNIVPGRIQIVTDSASVERLLGKADVQRPQVVEYCVVCGDKASGRHYGAVSCEGCKGFFKRSVRKNLTYSCRSNQDCIINKHHRNRCQFCRLKKCLEMGMKMESVQSERKPFDVQREKPTNCAASTEKIYIRKDLRSPLIATPTFVADKDGTRSAGLLDPGMLVNIQQPLIRDDGTVLLAADSKAETSQGALGTLANVVTSLANLSESLNNGDTSEVQQEEQSASEITRAFDTLAKALNTTDGTAAHNLADGMDPTGGGNIHVISRDQSTPIIEVEGPLLTDTHVTFKLTMPSPMPEYLNVHYICESASRLLFLSMHWARSIPAFQALGQDCNTSLVRACWNELFTLGLAQCAQVMSLSTILAAIVNHLQNSIQEDKLSGDRIKQVMEHIWKLQEFCNSMAKLDIDGYEYAYLKAIVLFSPDHPGLTSSTQIEKFQEKAQMELQDYVQKTYPEDTYRLARILVRLPALRLMSSSITEELFFTGLIGNVPIDSIIPYILKMETAEYNGQITGTSA; encoded by the exons ATTGTGACAGATCAGCAAACAGGTCAAAAAATCCAAATAGTGACAGCGGTGGACTCAGCTGTGTCTCCAAAGCAACAGTTTATTTTAGCCAGTCCAGATGGAACTGGTACAGGAAAGGTGATATTGGCAGCGCCTGAGACATCTAATGCCAAACAGCTTATCTTTACCACCACAGACAACATTGTGCCAGGCAGAATTCAG ATAGTGACAGACTCTGCTTCGGTGGAACGTTTGCTGGGAAAAGCTGATGTTCAGCGGCCCCAGGTAGTAGAATATTGCGTAGTCTGTGGTGATAAAGCATCAG GTCGTCATTATGGTGCTGTCAGTTGTGAGGGATGCAAAGGTTTCTTTAAAAGGAGTGTGAGGAAGAATTTGACCTACAGTTGTCGTAGCAACCAGGACTGTATCATCAATAAACACCATCGGAATCGCTGCCAGTTTTGTAGGCTTAAGAAATGTCTAGAGATGGGCATGAAAATGGAAT CGGTTCAAAGTGAAAGAAAGCCTTTTGATGTGCAACGTGAAAAACCGACCAACTGTGcagcttccactgaaaaaatCTATATCAGAAAAGATCTACGAAGCCCTCTAATAGCAACTCCAACATTTGTGGCAGATAAAGATGGGACACG GTCAGCAGGTCTTCTTGATCCGGGAATGCTTGTGAATATTCAGCAGCCTTTGATCAGGGATGATGGTACAGTCCTCCTAGCTGCTGACTCCAAG GCTGAAACAAGCCAGGGTGCTTTAGGAACACTAGCAAATGTTGTAACATCCCTTGCTAATCTCAGTGAGTCACTAAATAATGGAGATACTtctgaagttcaacaagaagaGCAATCTGCAAGTGAGATTACACG ggcatttGATACTTTGGCTAAAGCACTTAATACCACAGATGGTACAGCAGCTCATAACTTGGCAGATGGGATGGATCCTACAGGAGGAGGGAATATTCATGTAATCAGTAGAGATCAGTCAACACCAATTATTGAAGTGGAAGGACCCCTACTTACAGATACACATGTCACATTTAAG ctgacaATGCCCAGTCCAATGCCAGAGTACCTTAATGTACACTACATCTGTGAGTCAGCATCACGACTACTTTTCCTCTCTATGCACTGGGCTAGGTCCATACCTGCATTTCAAGCTCTGGG GCAGGACTGTAATACAAGCCTTGTGCGTGCCTGCTGGAACGAGCTGTTTACCTTAGGCCTGGCACAGTGTGCACAGGTGATGAGTCTGTCTACTATCCTAGCAGCTATTGTCAACCATCTCCAGAACAGCATACAGGAAG ATAAACTTTCTGGAGACAGAATAAAGCAAGTCATGGAACACATCTGGAAACTTCAGGAGTTCTGTAACAGCATGGCCAAACTTGATATTGATGGATATGAATATGCATACCTTAAAGCTATAGTCCTCTTTAGCCCTG atCACCCTGGTCTGACCAGTTCAACCCAAATAGAAAAATTCCAGGAGAAGGCACAGATGGAATTGCAGGACTATGTACAAAAAACCTATCCAGAAGATACTTATAG GCTAGCCCGGATTCTAGTTCGCCTGCCAGCACTTAGGCTGATGAGCTCTAGCATTACCGAGGAACTATTTTTTACTGGTCTCATTGGAAATGTTCCCATTGACAGCATAATCCCCTACATTCTCAAAATGGAAACAGCAGAATATAATGGTCAAATAACTGGCACGTCTGCGTAG
- the NR2C2 gene encoding nuclear receptor subfamily 2 group C member 2 isoform X1, with the protein MATNMEVLAQQVVETQQVAEVQTVQTSLSESPVMTSPSQRIQIISTDSSVASPQRIQIVTDQQTGQKIQIVTAVDSAVSPKQQFILASPDGTGTGKVILAAPETSNAKQLIFTTTDNIVPGRIQIVTDSASVERLLGKADVQRPQVVEYCVVCGDKASGRHYGAVSCEGCKGFFKRSVRKNLTYSCRSNQDCIINKHHRNRCQFCRLKKCLEMGMKMESVQSERKPFDVQREKPTNCAASTEKIYIRKDLRSPLIATPTFVADKDGTRSAGLLDPGMLVNIQQPLIRDDGTVLLAADSKAETSQGALGTLANVVTSLANLSESLNNGDTSEVQQEEQSASEITRAFDTLAKALNTTDGTAAHNLADGMDPTGGGNIHVISRDQSTPIIEVEGPLLTDTHVTFKLTMPSPMPEYLNVHYICESASRLLFLSMHWARSIPAFQALGQDCNTSLVRACWNELFTLGLAQCAQVMSLSTILAAIVNHLQNSIQEDKLSGDRIKQVMEHIWKLQEFCNSMAKLDIDGYEYAYLKAIVLFSPDHPGLTSSTQIEKFQEKAQMELQDYVQKTYPEDTYRLARILVRLPALRLMSSSITEELFFTGLIGNVPIDSIIPYILKMETAEYNGQITGTSA; encoded by the exons ATTGTGACAGATCAGCAAACAGGTCAAAAAATCCAAATAGTGACAGCGGTGGACTCAGCTGTGTCTCCAAAGCAACAGTTTATTTTAGCCAGTCCAGATGGAACTGGTACAGGAAAGGTGATATTGGCAGCGCCTGAGACATCTAATGCCAAACAGCTTATCTTTACCACCACAGACAACATTGTGCCAGGCAGAATTCAG ATAGTGACAGACTCTGCTTCGGTGGAACGTTTGCTGGGAAAAGCTGATGTTCAGCGGCCCCAGGTAGTAGAATATTGCGTAGTCTGTGGTGATAAAGCATCAG GTCGTCATTATGGTGCTGTCAGTTGTGAGGGATGCAAAGGTTTCTTTAAAAGGAGTGTGAGGAAGAATTTGACCTACAGTTGTCGTAGCAACCAGGACTGTATCATCAATAAACACCATCGGAATCGCTGCCAGTTTTGTAGGCTTAAGAAATGTCTAGAGATGGGCATGAAAATGGAAT CGGTTCAAAGTGAAAGAAAGCCTTTTGATGTGCAACGTGAAAAACCGACCAACTGTGcagcttccactgaaaaaatCTATATCAGAAAAGATCTACGAAGCCCTCTAATAGCAACTCCAACATTTGTGGCAGATAAAGATGGGACACG GTCAGCAGGTCTTCTTGATCCGGGAATGCTTGTGAATATTCAGCAGCCTTTGATCAGGGATGATGGTACAGTCCTCCTAGCTGCTGACTCCAAG GCTGAAACAAGCCAGGGTGCTTTAGGAACACTAGCAAATGTTGTAACATCCCTTGCTAATCTCAGTGAGTCACTAAATAATGGAGATACTtctgaagttcaacaagaagaGCAATCTGCAAGTGAGATTACACG ggcatttGATACTTTGGCTAAAGCACTTAATACCACAGATGGTACAGCAGCTCATAACTTGGCAGATGGGATGGATCCTACAGGAGGAGGGAATATTCATGTAATCAGTAGAGATCAGTCAACACCAATTATTGAAGTGGAAGGACCCCTACTTACAGATACACATGTCACATTTAAG ctgacaATGCCCAGTCCAATGCCAGAGTACCTTAATGTACACTACATCTGTGAGTCAGCATCACGACTACTTTTCCTCTCTATGCACTGGGCTAGGTCCATACCTGCATTTCAAGCTCTGGG GCAGGACTGTAATACAAGCCTTGTGCGTGCCTGCTGGAACGAGCTGTTTACCTTAGGCCTGGCACAGTGTGCACAGGTGATGAGTCTGTCTACTATCCTAGCAGCTATTGTCAACCATCTCCAGAACAGCATACAGGAAG ATAAACTTTCTGGAGACAGAATAAAGCAAGTCATGGAACACATCTGGAAACTTCAGGAGTTCTGTAACAGCATGGCCAAACTTGATATTGATGGATATGAATATGCATACCTTAAAGCTATAGTCCTCTTTAGCCCTG atCACCCTGGTCTGACCAGTTCAACCCAAATAGAAAAATTCCAGGAGAAGGCACAGATGGAATTGCAGGACTATGTACAAAAAACCTATCCAGAAGATACTTATAG GCTAGCCCGGATTCTAGTTCGCCTGCCAGCACTTAGGCTGATGAGCTCTAGCATTACCGAGGAACTATTTTTTACTGGTCTCATTGGAAATGTTCCCATTGACAGCATAATCCCCTACATTCTCAAAATGGAAACAGCAGAATATAATGGTCAAATAACTGGCACGTCTGCGTAG